The genomic DNA ACTCGAGATAAGGTACAGAGCAGGCGGCTACCGCGGCAGGCTCGGCGTCGCAACTCCTCACAACGTATTCAGTCACTCATTCAGGGCGCAGACCGCCTCGACAAAACCCT from Achromobacter xylosoxidans includes the following:
- a CDS encoding acyl-CoA dehydrogenase C-terminal domain-containing protein gives rise to the protein MTEYVVRSCDAEPAAVAACSVPYLELFGIVAGGWQLARSALISARHM